GCAGTGCCAACGCCAATCTCGAAGGCTTTCAAATTAACGATCGTTTGGCTGGAACGCCGCTCGAATTAACCCGAGTTAATCCTGAACAACGCCTGGTGTTTTTGGCTCCACGCACCATGCCCAGCCCAACCGACGAATGTTTGAGTGTGCAAGCCTTTCGTGGTTTGGCCGTTTCGCTGCATAGTGAAGTGCTCTGTTTGCCTGCGCTTAAATTGGCAGCGGGCAGCTATACCCTCGCCCCAAGTTTGTTTAATTTGAATGCAGGTGTGGCTCAGCAAACAGTTGGTGATGGCTGTCCGGCCTTGCCGATCAACCAAAGCCACTCAACCAAACTCAATTATCCCTATGTTAGCAGTTTGTTGCTGCTTCAACGCAATGCTGTAGCCGAAACTGCTTGTCGGCGTTACACTGCCAGCTGGTTTGATGGAAGTGTGAGCTTTATGTTACCGCGACTCGATCAATCAGTCGGTGGCTTGGAATTAAGTTTTAGGGTCACAAGTCAACGTGAGCCAGCCAACGAAGCTTGCCCCGCCAGCGCCAGCTTGCAAATTGGGAGCGCTAGCCAAACAATTGATTTAGCTGCTTGGCCCACGAATGGCGTGGTTACCATAGCTGTTGATCAAGCCTTGCTCGAACAAATTAGGCAATCGAATGACCCCAAATTGAACTTCACGCTTCAAGCCGAGCGCCAACTTGCCAACCGCAACCAACGTTGCAGCAGCGAGCTAAGCGATTTTTCATTGAAACTAACGGTGCAACCATGAAACGATGGCTTGGAATTTTGTTAATTGGCCTCTTGGCTGCATGTCAACAGCAATCAGCAACCGCGCCAAGTCAAGCCCAAATTATGCCGCAAGTCTGGATCGATGCACCACTCACTGGCAGCGCTTTGGAACTAGGCGAGATTCAAGTGCTGGCCCATGGCTATCATCCAATGGGCCTGAGCACGATTGAATTAAGCGTTAATGACCAAGTTGTGGCAACCCAAACGCCAACCATGCGCGGTTCACAATTTGGCTATGCTACCCTTAAATGGCAGCCGAGCCAAGCCGCCGCCTACCGTTTAGTCGTGCGTGCCCAAAGCAGCCAAGGCCAATGGAGTGATCCGGCGAGCGCTGAGGTGGCAGTTGGTCAGATTAATACCCTGCGTGTGGTGGCCCTGCCCAGTGCCACCAGCGTGCCGAGTGTCACCACAACCCCAACCACAACCCCGACTGCTACGCCAACGAGTTCACCAACGTTAACTGCAACACCAACCCGACTAATTCCCAGTAGTACGCCCCGCCCATCGTCAACGATCGTTCGGCCATCAAATACGCCTGTGCGCAGTACCAATACACCAGTGCCGCCGACGACGACCGATACGCCCGTACCGCCAACGCCAACTGAAACGCCTGTGCCACCAACTGCAACCGATACGCCCGTGCCGCCAACGCCAACCGACACGCCTATGCCAATTCTGCCGCCGATTATTGGCGAGCCTGTAGCCTCAACTCGGGCCTTTGCCGAACAAAATCTCTGTGGCATGCCCGACCAAATTACGATCAGCGTGTCAGTCGATAATTTGCCTGCTGGCGATGTTAGCTTGTACTATCACGCTGGGCCAAGCCGCTGGCAATCGACGGTCATGCAAGGTGGTGCTGGTAATTGGAGCCGTACTTTGCTTGCCAGTCGCGAAATGTCAGGCCAACGTTTTGGTTCATTCGAATACTATATTTTGGCTCAAGGTAGCGATGGTCAATCAGCTAAATCACAAGTCTATGGCGGCATCGAGTATTTGCCATGTAACCCTTAACCCAAGGAGGACGGATGAAGGATGAGGGATGAAGAGAAGAATATAGAACATAGGGTTTTTAACGCAGAGGCACAGAGTATTAGGCTATCGGCTATCGGAACGGTTTTTGATTATTTCAAAAATTCTCTACTCCAAAAGCCGATAGCCCAACCTCTCTTTGTGTAGCTTCGTGTCCTTCGTGGATCGATACTCCCAATCTCCTATGTTCATGCTGGTTGTTCTATATTCTTACTTATGGTTGCTGATACAAGCGCCGATAGGCTCCATAGTTGGCGTAAACCACTTCAACATAGTGGCGAGTTTCAGCATAATCAATAATTTCAATAAAACGGTCGGGATCAGCCACAACTCGACCATCTGCCCAACGCTCGGCATTGCCAGGCCCACCGTTATAGGCGGCAAATGCGCCGGGTAGACTGCCACTCATATATTCAATTTGGGCATCGATATAATAAGCTCCAAAACGAATTGAGGTCACCGGATTATACAAATCATCGACACTAAAGCCTTCGATGCCTAAATTCTGGGCAATACCCTCGCCAGTGCTGGGCATCACTTGGGCCAAGCCACGCGCCCCCACCCATGAAGTTGCATTGGGGTTAAAAATACTCTCTTGGCGCATAACTGCATATAACACCCGTGGATCAAGCCCAAACTCTTGGCTTTTGGTCACAACCGCGCTGGGATACGGCGTGGGATAAAGCAATTGGCGAATTGCCACACTTGGCTCCCCAGCCTCAATTGGCGCAAGTTGCACCAACTTTTGAGCTGTAGTCACGGTAGCATAGGGCATATCGCTACGCAACGCTGCCAATGCCACCCGATAGATACTAAATGGATTATTCAAGGCAGCATCACGTGCCGCAATCCACTCGGTTTGGGCTTCGCTATGCAAATCAGTCCAGCTTAGTTCTTCGGCACGCAAACTATATGGCTCAGTATCTAAGGTGTCACTGGTTGGCGCAGTTGACCAACTGGCGATCCATTGCCAGCCTGCTTGCTCAGCCTCGGGGCTAATTGGTGAACCAATCGGCAATTGATCGCCATCGTTAATATTGAGGGCATCAGCAACCCGCGCCGCATAGTAGGAATTGGGATCAGCCGCTTGGGCCGAACGTAGCAATTGTTCGCCTTTTTCCCGATTACCACGGCTAATTTCCAAGCGCCCAAGCCAATAATAGCCCTCAGCGCGGGGCGGCCCAATATTGCTATCACCCAATAATTGCCAAACTGCCGCTGCCTGCTCAACTTGCCCAGTATCCCACGCATAACGGCCTGCGGCATGCAAAGCTTGCTGGCCTTCGTGGCTCCAAGGGTAGCGCTGACCAAGCATAATTTGTGCATTCGCCGTTGCCGCCGGATCGCCGCTCCACGAGATAATTTCGACTATGCGGCGTAAGGCTTCGGGTGCTAACGGATCATCGGGATAGCGCTCGGCAAAATCGAGATAGGCCAAACGCGAACCTTCACGATCACCAGCTTGGCCTTGAGTCTGAATCGCATCAAGTCGTGCTTGGCGGCCAATCGGCAGCTCTGCAAAACGCTCGGCGATGCTATTGAAGGCTGCTTGCGCCCCAGCATAATCATCAAGCTGGCGCAATGCCAAAGCCCGTTTGCGCTCGATTTCAGCGGCTTCTTCGCCAGCAAGACCATTGGCAAGCACTTGGTCGAACAAACTGACAGCATCAAGATATTGACCATGGTTGTAGGCAATGCCAGCGGCAGCCAGCACTGGGGTTGATTCACCCAAAGCAGCCAGTTCATCAATCGCAATTGGCGCTTCGCTCAAACTGGGATGTTGGTTAATGATTTCGCGCAGCCATGTTCGAGCTTGTTCAGTTTTGCCCAAGCGCTGAGCACGTCGTGCCGCATCAAGCAAGGTTGTTGAGCGAAAACTCGGGGTGCGGGCAAAGCTCAAAATAACTTCGATTTGGGCCAATGCTTGTTCAGCCTGACCCGTTTGGTCATAAAATTCTAAGGCTTTGTTTAAACTGGTGACTCGCTGTGGACCAGCCATATCGTAGCGTCCGCTGGCAGCATAGGCCGCAATCGCTTGCTCGGTTTGGTTGGTCGCTTGCAATTGGGCGGCGCGGCGCTGAGCAGCATAGCCACTCAACAAGCCTTTAAGATCTTCATATTGTTGATAGGCTTCGATCGCGATCGCATGATCGCCTTGAATTTCCGCGACCCGTCCCAGCAAAAAGAGCGCTCGCAAATGCCATTGATCGTGGGTTTGCACGTTGATAAAGGCACTTAATTGCGACCACGCAGCGGCCCAATCTTGGCGTAAGAAGGCACTATAAGCCACGCCAAATTTGGCTACTCGTGCTTCGGGCGCATCAGGATATTGCAATAAAACCTGTTGATAATCGCTCAAGGCCAAATCAACTTGGTTGGCTTGTTGATGTTGTTCGGCTTGTTGCAACAATTGGGCAGGGGATGGTAGAGGCGTGGTGGTTGGTTGGCCCACAACATCGCGGCTACAACTAGCTAAAAGCAGCACAATCAAGGCTACGTGTGGAATTTTTTTAAGCATAATAATCTCATCGCGCTTCATGGCAGCCATTGTAGCATAGCGAGCTTGCAAACTCCGTGCCAACTGGCTAAGAACTTGATGAGATTTTTCAGTATTTCGCTTAACAATTGCCAAATCCCGCTTGATACCTAGGCCAAATGCACCCAAAGCCCTAGCGCAATCGCTTAATTGTATGGTTCAATAGCAGCATTGATTTTTGAAATGTGAGATAAGGAGCGATTTCGATGAACTTTGGGCTTGTGGAAAAACCACCCCTACGCTATCTGCTTGGGCCACAGCAACAACCAGTGTTGCAAAAACTGAGTGAAATTAACTTGCTTTTAGAATATTGTTTTGGCGAAAGTTGCGATAATTTAGCATTGTATCCTGAAAATTTAACTGCTGGCTTTTTTGATTTAAGTAGCCGTGAGGCTGGCGAAATTTTAACCAAGCTGCGCCAATATAATATCCATGCCGCAATTATTGTTGATTTAACCACCTATGCCCATAGCCAATATTTTGCCGAAATGGCGTATGAAGAGAATAAACGGGGCTTTTGCTATTTCTGCGCTACGGTTGCCGAAGCAGAGGCTTGGTTTGCCCGCCGCTAATCTGCGAAACGTTGCGCCAAGGCTTGAAATAGCTCTTGGGCGTTAGTATGGTCGGGCAAGCCCGAAACTTGGCCGTCGCCAAGCTCGATAATCAGCCAATCGCCTGTTTGGGTCAAGGCCAGATCTAATGTCCAAAAACGACTTTGGATTTGTTGGGCCAGCGCAGTATAGCGCGACCAATCAGGGTTTGGCTGGCTTGGCTGATGATCCCAGTAGGGTGTAGCCCACAACATCGTTCCATCAAGCCAAAAGCTACGATACTCGTAGGCCAAGGCTAAGCCACTTTGCTGGTGCGTTTGCCAAATCTGCAATGGATGCCATGCCCGTAACACCACCCCGCCAACCAAGGCCTCAGCTTGGCGTTGAATAAATGTTTGAATCACGCGGGCACTTTGGGCTTGGTCTGTGGCGTTGGCAATAAAGCAGGCTTCGTACCATTCATGTTTGCGCGATTTTACATAATCTTTGATGATTAAGGCTTGCTGATCAAAATAGATCGCTGCCCGTGCTGCAATGCTGGCAGCATCCAAACCTTGCTCCTGTGGAAACACCAAACTAGCCGGAGTCTGGTCGCCAAGCAAGGGTAAGACATTCGGCAAGTGATGACAAGCGGCATATGCAGCGGCATCATTAATTAATTGGTAGTTTTTAGCGGCCAAGCCTTGTGCGAGTTGTTGATACTGTGCAAGGTTGAGTATCCACCCACGATAGATTGCGAGGGTTGGTTCAGAAGTAACAGTCACACGGCGCAAGGCCTGCTTGATCGCACCCTCAAGCAACGCCTCAAGATCGATTACCGCCCAAGTCAGCCCTAGTGTTTCGGCGGCAACAGCTTCCGCTGCATACACAGCATCAACGTTGGGCAAATTAAATGGCTCGGCGGGGAAAAGGATTAGCATTATACAGTACCTTTTATTGGTTTATAGTTTGTGTTGAGTGTAGCATACCAAGTTAGTAGTAGCATTTAACGCAGAGGCGAGAGAAAATTAATACTCTGCGCCTCTGCGTTAAACCTAGCCCCTCGCCACTGACCTCTGATCGCTAAACGATACCTTTTGGACTTCATCCCTCATCCCTCATCCTTCATCCTTTTATCAGCTACTCAAAATTGGCTGAATCGGGTATCATAGGCAGTAGAACGCAAAGTCAATTTAGCCGCGTCAGATTGCCGCAAAACGCGGGTGAGCGTACTTTGTCCTTTTTGACACAATCATCAATAAGGATATAATTCGTTATGCCGATTGTGTCCGTGCCGGAGGAGCAGCTTATGCTACGGCCATTTTTGCCGATCTTCATTATCTTTGTTGTTGGGGTGGTGATTCCCGTGGCAGCCTTGGTGCTGTCGGCCATCCTTGGCCCCAAAAAAGCAACAAAGCGCAAACTCATCCCTTACGAATCAGGGATGACCCCGCTGGGCGATGCTATGCAACGGATGCCAGTCCGTTTCTATGTGGTTGCCATGCTGTTCATCTTGTTCGATATTGAAATTATCTTTTTAATGCCCTACGCACTTTATTTCCGCCAAATGGGCCTATTTGGGCTAGCCGAAATGGGCGCATTTATGGGCATTCTGCTAGTTGGTTTTGTCTACATCTGGCGGAAAGGGGCGCTCCGATGGGATTAGAAGAAAAAGCTGGCGATTTGGGGATTGTTACGACAACCCTCGAAGGTGTCGTCAATTGGGGTCGCACCAAGGCCATGTGGCCGATGTTGTTTGGGTTGGCTTGCTGTGCAATCGAAATGATGGCCGGTCAAGCCTCAAATTACGACATGTCACGCTTTGGGCTGGAGTTGATGCGGGCCTCACCGCGCCAAGCCGATTTGATGATTGTGGCTGGGCGGGTCAGCCGTAAAATGGCTCC
This sequence is a window from Herpetosiphon gulosus. Protein-coding genes within it:
- a CDS encoding transglycosylase SLT domain-containing protein produces the protein MLKKIPHVALIVLLLASCSRDVVGQPTTTPLPSPAQLLQQAEQHQQANQVDLALSDYQQVLLQYPDAPEARVAKFGVAYSAFLRQDWAAAWSQLSAFINVQTHDQWHLRALFLLGRVAEIQGDHAIAIEAYQQYEDLKGLLSGYAAQRRAAQLQATNQTEQAIAAYAASGRYDMAGPQRVTSLNKALEFYDQTGQAEQALAQIEVILSFARTPSFRSTTLLDAARRAQRLGKTEQARTWLREIINQHPSLSEAPIAIDELAALGESTPVLAAAGIAYNHGQYLDAVSLFDQVLANGLAGEEAAEIERKRALALRQLDDYAGAQAAFNSIAERFAELPIGRQARLDAIQTQGQAGDREGSRLAYLDFAERYPDDPLAPEALRRIVEIISWSGDPAATANAQIMLGQRYPWSHEGQQALHAAGRYAWDTGQVEQAAAVWQLLGDSNIGPPRAEGYYWLGRLEISRGNREKGEQLLRSAQAADPNSYYAARVADALNINDGDQLPIGSPISPEAEQAGWQWIASWSTAPTSDTLDTEPYSLRAEELSWTDLHSEAQTEWIAARDAALNNPFSIYRVALAALRSDMPYATVTTAQKLVQLAPIEAGEPSVAIRQLLYPTPYPSAVVTKSQEFGLDPRVLYAVMRQESIFNPNATSWVGARGLAQVMPSTGEGIAQNLGIEGFSVDDLYNPVTSIRFGAYYIDAQIEYMSGSLPGAFAAYNGGPGNAERWADGRVVADPDRFIEIIDYAETRHYVEVVYANYGAYRRLYQQP
- a CDS encoding DUF4180 domain-containing protein, with amino-acid sequence MNFGLVEKPPLRYLLGPQQQPVLQKLSEINLLLEYCFGESCDNLALYPENLTAGFFDLSSREAGEILTKLRQYNIHAAIIVDLTTYAHSQYFAEMAYEENKRGFCYFCATVAEAEAWFARR
- a CDS encoding ATP-grasp domain-containing protein, which translates into the protein MLILFPAEPFNLPNVDAVYAAEAVAAETLGLTWAVIDLEALLEGAIKQALRRVTVTSEPTLAIYRGWILNLAQYQQLAQGLAAKNYQLINDAAAYAACHHLPNVLPLLGDQTPASLVFPQEQGLDAASIAARAAIYFDQQALIIKDYVKSRKHEWYEACFIANATDQAQSARVIQTFIQRQAEALVGGVVLRAWHPLQIWQTHQQSGLALAYEYRSFWLDGTMLWATPYWDHQPSQPNPDWSRYTALAQQIQSRFWTLDLALTQTGDWLIIELGDGQVSGLPDHTNAQELFQALAQRFAD
- the ndhC gene encoding NADH-quinone oxidoreductase subunit A, which codes for MLRPFLPIFIIFVVGVVIPVAALVLSAILGPKKATKRKLIPYESGMTPLGDAMQRMPVRFYVVAMLFILFDIEIIFLMPYALYFRQMGLFGLAEMGAFMGILLVGFVYIWRKGALRWD